Proteins from a single region of Puntigrus tetrazona isolate hp1 chromosome 2, ASM1883169v1, whole genome shotgun sequence:
- the acin1a gene encoding apoptotic chromatin condensation inducer in the nucleus isoform X1 — MADLEDVTLDGRPLHSLRVADLKAALEERGLPKSGQKNALIKRLKGALMLENLQKTSTHHIGLQPNSRIGEEMSQNSFIKQYLAKQQELLRQRLEREAREAAETDGTDHEDHTEANDSICAAPNEDVAPSLVDQHKGGTAVAGGFGVTASESDELREKETPGQPSPSAPAQPGAIASLSVRVVGERGPTSSHVPADSDDDSEGGDDNDDEEEEWNASAQRSRRAQPPKSQPVRERSSGSQQQQQPPPQHIPLLSQQLRQPTPPPSPPPELSFPLPDTPKQSPPSPGEPPSRQRISSSSSSGSSSSDSRSSSPEPAGDSTERRPGPLTLLARKMASEGAFSGAGKRDREGMDGQRSHHEGAVSAITHTANAASVLSYPSSVISNQGVSVVRTAVVEESDGMKQDEGSHLLWEQEKEKRERLKALEKEREDKKALEEEQARVLERERQEREESLKRERALQQEREEKEKALQREREEREKLERERLERERERQEALQRERLERERLEKERQEREKALERERLEKERQEREQALERERLEQERLEKERLEREQALERERLERERLEKERLEREQALERQRLERERLEKERQEREQALERERLEKERLEKERLEREQALERERLEKERLEKERQQALEKERLERERLEKERQEQALEKERLERERLEKERQEQALEKERLERERLEKERQEKEQALEKERQEKERIEREQALERERLEREAALEKERLEIERAKTQQRLEKERAEKEREAALERKRQERERLEKEKALEEERLQKEQALERERKAQRKAEEERERTLEKEKEKQRSLEERERLLEQKRVQEEKEKALKLEKEEEHEKERESRLPPWKRGRDVGGLSYPATHPASMESPMEKPDKSETGEPHSADKDARSTESVPQQSPTLATPLSPQSSSKKSRFLRDAPVMTPLPSSPTSVLKRPRTFSDSPTPQAPSIPLASKPEDKNASQAPQTVLASAPNELESKTSEVLVKRHAQQEEEKMKTSDDSEASKDTKHKMLRRGQDEEKPPSEEKKRGRERGKKERKSSSSSDSSSSDSDSGSSSSSHSSSSSSSEEEKSRSTSGGRKSKEVQKESSSQATKKVVAEKPTTAQRKKRVFTEQEEKDMGNEGVIQTKKPCLELQDEKVTRGRKDNTDDDTNKDTTSSEVKEAVMAEPEKVPESSEESTTPKTFSARRISLGSSKQSPGVVSSEGEAEAASSAGAGRKRRWGSSTAVTAKKPSISITTDSLKSLIPDIKPALGQEAVLDLHPEEMHLSGEEEGGERGDQDLKIRRTVTQVVPSDTQENGQKESKRIEHEDEEERNEGQDRLSQEEKTEGSIQVSMETEPSSPGQDVDMKTVTPSDTLIRRSISQQKSGVSITIDDPVRTAKQPSPPRGKLSNIVHVCNLVRPFTLGQLKELLNRTGTVVEEGFWIDKIKSHCYVTYSSAEEAMATRTALHGVKWPQSNPKFLSVDFCTQEELDFHRGLGPAGEKPTEEPRGAAAAGPGRPVPPPLLPERDQWAEREREMERRERTRAEREWDRDKVRDFSKPGEEREAGARRSRSRDRERRRKERGKSKERKTDKKEKGPEDPPAKLLDDLFRKTKAAPCIYWLPLTEEQAAQRAAARAERMREREKRRKEMEEEDKKREEERRERMKTGGATGGEGERDRDRERDRGREREREGDKRKEGYRRPGGNSASGSRRSRSRSDPPPRDRRH, encoded by the exons ATGGCGGACCTCGAAGACGTTACGCTGGACGGGAGGCCGCTCCATTCGCTCCGGGTGGCGGATTTGAAGGCGGCGTTGGAAGAGAGAGGGCTTCCGAAAAGCGGACAGAAGAATGCTCTCATCAAGAGGCTCAAAGGG GCTCTCATGTTGGAGAACCTTCAGAAAACCTCCACTCATCACATTGGACTGCAGCCTAATTCCCGG ATTGGGGAGGAAATGAGTCAGAACAGCTTCATTAAACAGTACCTGGCCAAACAGCAAGAGCTTCTGAGGCAGCGTTTGGAGAGGGAAGCACGAGAGGCAGCTGAAACTGATG ggaCAGACCATGAAGACCACACAGAAGCCAATGACAGTATTTGTGCTGCCCCTAACGAg GATGTTGCTCCTTCCTTAGTTGACCAACACAAAGGAGGTACAGCAGTGGCTGGGGGATTTGGAGTGACTGCGAGTGAGAGTGATGAGCtcagagaaaaagaaacgcCTGGGCAGCCGTCCCCCTCTGCACCTGCCCAGCCTGGTGCAATAGCCTCTTTGTCAGTGCGGGTTGTTGGTGAAAGAGGACCAACATCAAGCCATGTACCTGCTGACAGTGATGATGACAGTGAAGGCGGGGATGACAATGATGACGAAGAGGAGGAGTGGAACGCCAGTGCTCAAAGGAGCCGTCGAGCACAGCCTCCAAAAAGCCAGCCGGTGAGGGAAAGGTCTAGTGGTtcgcagcaacagcagcagccaCCCCCCCAACACATACCTTTACTATCACAGCAGCTCAGACAGCCCACTCCTCCCCCATCCCCTCCTCCTGAactctcttttcctctcccaGACACCCCTAAACAGAGCCCCCCTAGTCCCGGAGAGCCGCCATCTAGGCAGCGTATATCTAGCTCTTCAAGCTCTGGTAGTTCCAGTAGTGACAGTCGTAGCAGTAGCCCTGAACCAGCAGGCGACTCCACAGAGCGCAGACCAGGCCCACTGACCTTACTGGCACGCAAGATGGCATCTGAGGGAGCTTTCTCTGGGGCAGGAAAGCGTGATAGGGAGGGAATGGATGGACAGAGGAGCCACCATGAGGGTGCTGTGTCTGCAATTACCCACACAGCTAATGCAGCTTCAGTTTTGTCATACCCTAGTTCAGTGATCTCCAACCAAGGCGTTAGTGTTGTTAGGACAGCGGTGGTAGAAGAGAGTGATGGCATGAAGCAGGATGAGGGTAGCCATCTTTTATGGGAgcaagaaaaggaaaagagggAGAGGCTGAAAGCCctagaaaaggagagagaggacAAGAAGGCATTGGAAGAAGAGCAAGCAAGAGTTTTGGAACGAGAAAGACAGGAGCGAGAAGAATCTCTGAAACGGGAGAGGGCTTTACAGCAAGAAAgggaagaaaaggaaaaggccTTACAGcgggagagagaagagagggaaAAGCTTGAAAGAGAACGActcgagagagaaagagagaggcaaGAAGCCTTACAGCGAGAGAGattggagagagagaggctggaaaaagaaagacaagaacGAGAAAAAGCCTTAGAGAGGGAAAGActtgagaaagaaagacaagaacGAGAGCAAGCTCTAGAGAGGGAGAGATTAGAGCAAGAGAGGCTTGAGAAGGAAAGACTGGAAAGAGAACAAGCTTTAGAGAGGGAGAGATTGGAGCGAGAGAGGCTTGAGAAGGAAAGGCTAGAAAGAGAACAAGCCTTAGAGAGGCAGAGATTGGAGAGAGAACGGcttgagaaagaaagacaagaacGAGAACAAGCTCTAGAGAGGGAAAGGTTGGAGAAAGAGCGACTAGAGAAGGAAAGACTAGAAAGAGAACAAGCTCTGGAGAGGGAAAGGTTGGAAAAGGAGCGCCTTGAGAAGGAAAGACAACAAGCTTTAGAGAAGGAGAGATTGGAGAGAGAGCGGcttgagaaagaaagacaagaacAAGCTTTAGAGAAGGAGAGACTGGAGAGAGAGCGGCTTGAGAAGGAAAGACAAGAACAAGCTTTAGAGAAGGAGAGATTGGAGAGAGAGCGGCTTGAGAAggaaagacaagaaaaagaaCAAGCTCTAGAGAAGGAGAGGCAGGAGAAAGAAAGGATAGAAAGAGAGCAAGccctggagagagagagattggaaAGAGAAGCTGCATTGGAGAAAGAGAGACTAGAAATTGAGAGggcaaaaacacagcaaaggctggagaaagagagggctgaaaaagaaagagaagccgCTCTGGAACGCAAGAGGCAAGAGCGAGAAAGGCTTGAAAAAGAGAAAGCTTTGGAAGAGGAACGGTTGCAGAAAGAACAAGCTCTTGAGCGTGAGAGAAAAGCACAGAGGAAAGCAGAGGAGGAACGAGAGCGAACTTtggaaaaagagaaggaaaagcaGAGATCCTTGGAGGAAAGGGAAAGACTATTGGAGCAAAAAAGAGTGcaggaggaaaaagaaaaggcttTAAAACTTGAAAAAGAGGAGGaacatgagaaagaaagagaaagccgTCTTCCTCCGTGGAAGCGTGGTCGTGATGTTGGTGGTCTCTCCTATCCAGCGACCCATCCTGCTTCTATGGAGAGTCCAATGGAGAAGCCAGACAAGAGTGAGACTGGAGAGCCTCATAGCGCTGACAAAGATGCTCGATCTACAGAGTCTGTCCCACAACAGTCACCCACACTTGCAACACCACTATCCCCTCAGTCTTCTTCAAAGAAATCCCGCTTCCTAAGAGATGCTCCTGTGATGACTCCTCTCCCTTCTTCGCCGACTTCTGTGCTGAAAAGACCTCGTACTTTTTCAGACAGCCCCACGCCACAAGCCCCATCAATTCCTTTAGCATCTAAGCCTGAGGACAAAAATGCCTCTCAGGCTCCTCAAACAGTTCTTGCTTCAGCCCCCAACGAGCTTGAGAGCAAGACCTCCGAGGTGCTGGTCAAACGACATGCACAACAAGAGGAAGAGAAGATGAAGACGTCAGATGATAGTGAGGCAAGCAAAGACACTAAACATAAGATGCTCAGAAGAGGGCAGGATGAGGAGAAACCTCCttcagaggaaaagaaaagaggaagagaaaggggaaagaaagaaagaaaatcatcatCCTCCAGTGACTCTTCCTCATCTGACTCGGATTCTGGgtcttcatcatcctcacacTCCTCCAGTTCATCATCATCGGAGGAGGAGAAAAGTCGTTCTACTTCAGGTGGTAGGAAG TCTAAAGAGGTCCAGAAAGAGTCTTCATCTCAGGCCACAAAAAAAGTTGTGGCTGAAAAGCCTACTACAGCACAACGCAAAAAACGAGTCTTCACAGAGCAAGAGGAAAAAGACATGGGTAATGAGGGTGTCATTCAAACCAAG AAACCCTGTCTTGAACTACAAGATGAGAAGGTAACAAGAGGAAGAAAGGACAATACTGACGATGACACTAACAAAGACACTACCAG TAGTGAGGTGAAGGAGGCTGTCATGGCGGAGCCTGAGAAGGTTCCAGAGAGCAGTGAGGAG AGCACCACGCCAAAGACCTTCTCTGCCCGAAGGATTTCTCTCGGCA GCAGCAAACAGTCTCCTGGGGTGGTAAGCTCGGAGGGGGAAGCAGAGGCCGCAAGCAGTGCTGGTGCTGGCAGGAAGAGGAGATGGGGCTCTAGTACAGCTGTCACTGCCAAGAAACCCTCCATCAGTATCACCACAGACTCTTTGAAG TCTTTAATACCAGACATCAAGCCTGCCTTGGGTCAGGAGGCTGTGTTAGACCTGCACCCAGAGGAGATGCATCTCTCTGGGGAGGAGGAAGGAGGAGAGAGGGGCGACCAAGACCTGAAAATTAGACGAACTGTAACACAG GTTGTGCCCTCTGACACACAAGAGAATGGACAGAAAGAATCTAAAAGAATTGAACATGAGGATgaggaagaaagaaatgaagGGCAAGATAGACTTAGCCAGGAAGAAAAAACTGAAGGCTCGATTCAGGTTTCCATGGAGACAGAGCCGTCGTCCCCTGGGCAAGACGTTGATATGAAGACAG TTACTCCCAGTGACACACTGATTCGCCGTTCCATTAGCCAGCAGAAGTCTGGTGTGAGTATTACCATCGATGACCCAGTCCGCACAGCCAAACAGCCCTCTCCTCCTCGTGGCAAACTGTCTAACATTGTCCATGTCTGCAACCTG GTAAGGCCGTTTACCTTGGGACAGTTGAAGGAGCTATTGAACCGCACAGGGACTGTAGTGGAGGAAGGTTTCTGGATTGACAAGATTAAATCTCACTGTTACGTCACA TACTCTAGTGCAGAAGAGGCCATGGCCACTCGTACAGCACTACATGGGGTTAAGTGGCCCCAGAGTAACCCTAAGTTCCTCAGTGTTGATTTCTGCACGCAAGAGGAG TTGGACTTCCACAGGGGTTTGGGTCCAGCAGGAGAAAAGCCAACAGAGGAACCTCGTGGGGCGGCAGCCGCTGGACCTGGTCGTCCTGTACCCCCGCCTCTCCTTCCAGAGCGTGATCAGTGGGCAGAACGAGAAAGGGAAATGGAAAGGAGGGAGAGAACACGTGCAGAGAGGGAATGGGACAGAGATAAAGTGAGGGACTTCAGCAAACCTGGAGAGGAGCGGGAAGCTGGGGCCAGAAGATCACGTTCACGAGATCGTGAAAGACGGCGCAAGGAAAGAGGAAAGAGTAAAGAGAGGAAAACGGATAAAAAGG aaAAAGGACCAGAGGATCCACCTGCTAAACTGCTAGATGACCTCTTCCGCAAAACCAAAGCGGCCCCATGCATATACTGGCTCCCCCTCACTGAGGAGCAG GCTGCACAGAGGGCAGCAGCTCGTGCCGAACGCatgagggaaagagagaagaggaggaaggaGATGGAAGAGGAGGATAAGAAACGTGAGGAGGAGCGACGAGAGAGGATGAAGACTGGTGGGGCCACCGGAGGAGAAGGTGAGAGGGACCGTGACAGAGAACGAGACAGAGGTCGAGAAAGGGAGCGAGAGGGGGATAAACGGAAGGAGGGATACCGCAGGCCTGGCGGAAACAGTGCTAGCGGGAGCAGGAGGTCACGAAGCCGCAGTGACCCTCCACCCAGAGATCGACGACACTAA
- the acin1a gene encoding apoptotic chromatin condensation inducer in the nucleus isoform X2: MADLEDVTLDGRPLHSLRVADLKAALEERGLPKSGQKNALIKRLKGALMLENLQKTSTHHIGLQPNSRIGEEMSQNSFIKQYLAKQQELLRQRLEREAREAAETDGTDHEDHTEANDSICAAPNEDVAPSLVDQHKGGTAVAGGFGVTASESDELREKETPGQPSPSAPAQPGAIASLSVRVVGERGPTSSHVPADSDDDSEGGDDNDDEEEEWNASAQRSRRAQPPKSQPVRERSSGSQQQQQPPPQHIPLLSQQLRQPTPPPSPPPELSFPLPDTPKQSPPSPGEPPSRQRISSSSSSGSSSSDSRSSSPEPAGDSTERRPGPLTLLARKMASEGAFSGAGKRDREGMDGQRSHHEGAVSAITHTANAASVLSYPSSVISNQGVSVVRTAVVEESDGMKQDEGSHLLWEQEKEKRERLKALEKEREDKKALEEEQARVLERERQEREESLKRERALQQEREEKEKALQREREEREKLERERLERERERQEALQRERLERERLEKERQEREKALERERLEKERQEREQALERERLEQERLEKERLEREQALERERLERERLEKERLEREQALERQRLERERLEKERQEREQALERERLEKERLEKERLEREQALERERLEKERLEKERQQALEKERLERERLEKERQEQALEKERLERERLEKERQEQALEKERLERERLEKERQEKEQALEKERQEKERIEREQALERERLEREAALEKERLEIERAKTQQRLEKERAEKEREAALERKRQERERLEKEKALEEERLQKEQALERERKAQRKAEEERERTLEKEKEKQRSLEERERLLEQKRVQEEKEKALKLEKEEEHEKERESRLPPWKRGRDVGGLSYPATHPASMESPMEKPDKSETGEPHSADKDARSTESVPQQSPTLATPLSPQSSSKKSRFLRDAPVMTPLPSSPTSVLKRPRTFSDSPTPQAPSIPLASKPEDKNASQAPQTVLASAPNELESKTSEVLVKRHAQQEEEKMKTSDDSEASKDTKHKMLRRGQDEEKPPSEEKKRGRERGKKERKSSSSSDSSSSDSDSGSSSSSHSSSSSSSEEEKSRSTSGGRKSKEVQKESSSQATKKVVAEKPTTAQRKKRVFTEQEEKDMGNEGVIQTKKPCLELQDEKVTRGRKDNTDDDTNKDTTSEVKEAVMAEPEKVPESSEESTTPKTFSARRISLGSSKQSPGVVSSEGEAEAASSAGAGRKRRWGSSTAVTAKKPSISITTDSLKSLIPDIKPALGQEAVLDLHPEEMHLSGEEEGGERGDQDLKIRRTVTQVVPSDTQENGQKESKRIEHEDEEERNEGQDRLSQEEKTEGSIQVSMETEPSSPGQDVDMKTVTPSDTLIRRSISQQKSGVSITIDDPVRTAKQPSPPRGKLSNIVHVCNLVRPFTLGQLKELLNRTGTVVEEGFWIDKIKSHCYVTYSSAEEAMATRTALHGVKWPQSNPKFLSVDFCTQEELDFHRGLGPAGEKPTEEPRGAAAAGPGRPVPPPLLPERDQWAEREREMERRERTRAEREWDRDKVRDFSKPGEEREAGARRSRSRDRERRRKERGKSKERKTDKKEKGPEDPPAKLLDDLFRKTKAAPCIYWLPLTEEQAAQRAAARAERMREREKRRKEMEEEDKKREEERRERMKTGGATGGEGERDRDRERDRGREREREGDKRKEGYRRPGGNSASGSRRSRSRSDPPPRDRRH; encoded by the exons ATGGCGGACCTCGAAGACGTTACGCTGGACGGGAGGCCGCTCCATTCGCTCCGGGTGGCGGATTTGAAGGCGGCGTTGGAAGAGAGAGGGCTTCCGAAAAGCGGACAGAAGAATGCTCTCATCAAGAGGCTCAAAGGG GCTCTCATGTTGGAGAACCTTCAGAAAACCTCCACTCATCACATTGGACTGCAGCCTAATTCCCGG ATTGGGGAGGAAATGAGTCAGAACAGCTTCATTAAACAGTACCTGGCCAAACAGCAAGAGCTTCTGAGGCAGCGTTTGGAGAGGGAAGCACGAGAGGCAGCTGAAACTGATG ggaCAGACCATGAAGACCACACAGAAGCCAATGACAGTATTTGTGCTGCCCCTAACGAg GATGTTGCTCCTTCCTTAGTTGACCAACACAAAGGAGGTACAGCAGTGGCTGGGGGATTTGGAGTGACTGCGAGTGAGAGTGATGAGCtcagagaaaaagaaacgcCTGGGCAGCCGTCCCCCTCTGCACCTGCCCAGCCTGGTGCAATAGCCTCTTTGTCAGTGCGGGTTGTTGGTGAAAGAGGACCAACATCAAGCCATGTACCTGCTGACAGTGATGATGACAGTGAAGGCGGGGATGACAATGATGACGAAGAGGAGGAGTGGAACGCCAGTGCTCAAAGGAGCCGTCGAGCACAGCCTCCAAAAAGCCAGCCGGTGAGGGAAAGGTCTAGTGGTtcgcagcaacagcagcagccaCCCCCCCAACACATACCTTTACTATCACAGCAGCTCAGACAGCCCACTCCTCCCCCATCCCCTCCTCCTGAactctcttttcctctcccaGACACCCCTAAACAGAGCCCCCCTAGTCCCGGAGAGCCGCCATCTAGGCAGCGTATATCTAGCTCTTCAAGCTCTGGTAGTTCCAGTAGTGACAGTCGTAGCAGTAGCCCTGAACCAGCAGGCGACTCCACAGAGCGCAGACCAGGCCCACTGACCTTACTGGCACGCAAGATGGCATCTGAGGGAGCTTTCTCTGGGGCAGGAAAGCGTGATAGGGAGGGAATGGATGGACAGAGGAGCCACCATGAGGGTGCTGTGTCTGCAATTACCCACACAGCTAATGCAGCTTCAGTTTTGTCATACCCTAGTTCAGTGATCTCCAACCAAGGCGTTAGTGTTGTTAGGACAGCGGTGGTAGAAGAGAGTGATGGCATGAAGCAGGATGAGGGTAGCCATCTTTTATGGGAgcaagaaaaggaaaagagggAGAGGCTGAAAGCCctagaaaaggagagagaggacAAGAAGGCATTGGAAGAAGAGCAAGCAAGAGTTTTGGAACGAGAAAGACAGGAGCGAGAAGAATCTCTGAAACGGGAGAGGGCTTTACAGCAAGAAAgggaagaaaaggaaaaggccTTACAGcgggagagagaagagagggaaAAGCTTGAAAGAGAACGActcgagagagaaagagagaggcaaGAAGCCTTACAGCGAGAGAGattggagagagagaggctggaaaaagaaagacaagaacGAGAAAAAGCCTTAGAGAGGGAAAGActtgagaaagaaagacaagaacGAGAGCAAGCTCTAGAGAGGGAGAGATTAGAGCAAGAGAGGCTTGAGAAGGAAAGACTGGAAAGAGAACAAGCTTTAGAGAGGGAGAGATTGGAGCGAGAGAGGCTTGAGAAGGAAAGGCTAGAAAGAGAACAAGCCTTAGAGAGGCAGAGATTGGAGAGAGAACGGcttgagaaagaaagacaagaacGAGAACAAGCTCTAGAGAGGGAAAGGTTGGAGAAAGAGCGACTAGAGAAGGAAAGACTAGAAAGAGAACAAGCTCTGGAGAGGGAAAGGTTGGAAAAGGAGCGCCTTGAGAAGGAAAGACAACAAGCTTTAGAGAAGGAGAGATTGGAGAGAGAGCGGcttgagaaagaaagacaagaacAAGCTTTAGAGAAGGAGAGACTGGAGAGAGAGCGGCTTGAGAAGGAAAGACAAGAACAAGCTTTAGAGAAGGAGAGATTGGAGAGAGAGCGGCTTGAGAAggaaagacaagaaaaagaaCAAGCTCTAGAGAAGGAGAGGCAGGAGAAAGAAAGGATAGAAAGAGAGCAAGccctggagagagagagattggaaAGAGAAGCTGCATTGGAGAAAGAGAGACTAGAAATTGAGAGggcaaaaacacagcaaaggctggagaaagagagggctgaaaaagaaagagaagccgCTCTGGAACGCAAGAGGCAAGAGCGAGAAAGGCTTGAAAAAGAGAAAGCTTTGGAAGAGGAACGGTTGCAGAAAGAACAAGCTCTTGAGCGTGAGAGAAAAGCACAGAGGAAAGCAGAGGAGGAACGAGAGCGAACTTtggaaaaagagaaggaaaagcaGAGATCCTTGGAGGAAAGGGAAAGACTATTGGAGCAAAAAAGAGTGcaggaggaaaaagaaaaggcttTAAAACTTGAAAAAGAGGAGGaacatgagaaagaaagagaaagccgTCTTCCTCCGTGGAAGCGTGGTCGTGATGTTGGTGGTCTCTCCTATCCAGCGACCCATCCTGCTTCTATGGAGAGTCCAATGGAGAAGCCAGACAAGAGTGAGACTGGAGAGCCTCATAGCGCTGACAAAGATGCTCGATCTACAGAGTCTGTCCCACAACAGTCACCCACACTTGCAACACCACTATCCCCTCAGTCTTCTTCAAAGAAATCCCGCTTCCTAAGAGATGCTCCTGTGATGACTCCTCTCCCTTCTTCGCCGACTTCTGTGCTGAAAAGACCTCGTACTTTTTCAGACAGCCCCACGCCACAAGCCCCATCAATTCCTTTAGCATCTAAGCCTGAGGACAAAAATGCCTCTCAGGCTCCTCAAACAGTTCTTGCTTCAGCCCCCAACGAGCTTGAGAGCAAGACCTCCGAGGTGCTGGTCAAACGACATGCACAACAAGAGGAAGAGAAGATGAAGACGTCAGATGATAGTGAGGCAAGCAAAGACACTAAACATAAGATGCTCAGAAGAGGGCAGGATGAGGAGAAACCTCCttcagaggaaaagaaaagaggaagagaaaggggaaagaaagaaagaaaatcatcatCCTCCAGTGACTCTTCCTCATCTGACTCGGATTCTGGgtcttcatcatcctcacacTCCTCCAGTTCATCATCATCGGAGGAGGAGAAAAGTCGTTCTACTTCAGGTGGTAGGAAG TCTAAAGAGGTCCAGAAAGAGTCTTCATCTCAGGCCACAAAAAAAGTTGTGGCTGAAAAGCCTACTACAGCACAACGCAAAAAACGAGTCTTCACAGAGCAAGAGGAAAAAGACATGGGTAATGAGGGTGTCATTCAAACCAAG AAACCCTGTCTTGAACTACAAGATGAGAAGGTAACAAGAGGAAGAAAGGACAATACTGACGATGACACTAACAAAGACACTACCAG TGAGGTGAAGGAGGCTGTCATGGCGGAGCCTGAGAAGGTTCCAGAGAGCAGTGAGGAG AGCACCACGCCAAAGACCTTCTCTGCCCGAAGGATTTCTCTCGGCA GCAGCAAACAGTCTCCTGGGGTGGTAAGCTCGGAGGGGGAAGCAGAGGCCGCAAGCAGTGCTGGTGCTGGCAGGAAGAGGAGATGGGGCTCTAGTACAGCTGTCACTGCCAAGAAACCCTCCATCAGTATCACCACAGACTCTTTGAAG TCTTTAATACCAGACATCAAGCCTGCCTTGGGTCAGGAGGCTGTGTTAGACCTGCACCCAGAGGAGATGCATCTCTCTGGGGAGGAGGAAGGAGGAGAGAGGGGCGACCAAGACCTGAAAATTAGACGAACTGTAACACAG GTTGTGCCCTCTGACACACAAGAGAATGGACAGAAAGAATCTAAAAGAATTGAACATGAGGATgaggaagaaagaaatgaagGGCAAGATAGACTTAGCCAGGAAGAAAAAACTGAAGGCTCGATTCAGGTTTCCATGGAGACAGAGCCGTCGTCCCCTGGGCAAGACGTTGATATGAAGACAG TTACTCCCAGTGACACACTGATTCGCCGTTCCATTAGCCAGCAGAAGTCTGGTGTGAGTATTACCATCGATGACCCAGTCCGCACAGCCAAACAGCCCTCTCCTCCTCGTGGCAAACTGTCTAACATTGTCCATGTCTGCAACCTG GTAAGGCCGTTTACCTTGGGACAGTTGAAGGAGCTATTGAACCGCACAGGGACTGTAGTGGAGGAAGGTTTCTGGATTGACAAGATTAAATCTCACTGTTACGTCACA TACTCTAGTGCAGAAGAGGCCATGGCCACTCGTACAGCACTACATGGGGTTAAGTGGCCCCAGAGTAACCCTAAGTTCCTCAGTGTTGATTTCTGCACGCAAGAGGAG TTGGACTTCCACAGGGGTTTGGGTCCAGCAGGAGAAAAGCCAACAGAGGAACCTCGTGGGGCGGCAGCCGCTGGACCTGGTCGTCCTGTACCCCCGCCTCTCCTTCCAGAGCGTGATCAGTGGGCAGAACGAGAAAGGGAAATGGAAAGGAGGGAGAGAACACGTGCAGAGAGGGAATGGGACAGAGATAAAGTGAGGGACTTCAGCAAACCTGGAGAGGAGCGGGAAGCTGGGGCCAGAAGATCACGTTCACGAGATCGTGAAAGACGGCGCAAGGAAAGAGGAAAGAGTAAAGAGAGGAAAACGGATAAAAAGG aaAAAGGACCAGAGGATCCACCTGCTAAACTGCTAGATGACCTCTTCCGCAAAACCAAAGCGGCCCCATGCATATACTGGCTCCCCCTCACTGAGGAGCAG GCTGCACAGAGGGCAGCAGCTCGTGCCGAACGCatgagggaaagagagaagaggaggaaggaGATGGAAGAGGAGGATAAGAAACGTGAGGAGGAGCGACGAGAGAGGATGAAGACTGGTGGGGCCACCGGAGGAGAAGGTGAGAGGGACCGTGACAGAGAACGAGACAGAGGTCGAGAAAGGGAGCGAGAGGGGGATAAACGGAAGGAGGGATACCGCAGGCCTGGCGGAAACAGTGCTAGCGGGAGCAGGAGGTCACGAAGCCGCAGTGACCCTCCACCCAGAGATCGACGACACTAA
- the c2h14orf119 gene encoding uncharacterized protein C14orf119 homolog: protein MAWFHQALQGSGQPDGSMMPPTVEDLSHTQVSKHTITQLGMPDGQGWSTRPPVSITDFPPASVPQRLEALSCTSLNVGSREDSLPLSFVTLQEQRCVLSWFLGWNAVQKQRFLEDMISKAVPGKVSSLLDQLNTLQVNDRPPNIFECQIRLWTQWFDSWSEEERNAFLNNLEEKDPAFIAYFYSRVAGTAGRD, encoded by the exons ATGGCTTGGTTCCACCAGGCTTTACAAGGCTCAGGCCAGCCAGATGGATCCATGATGCCCCCTACAGTGGAAGATCTGTCCCATACACAGGTCTCCAAGCACACCATTACACAGTTAGGGATGCCTGATGGACAAGGTTGGTCAACACGTCCTCCAGTTTCCATCACAGACTTTCCGCCTGCTTCCGTTCCCCAACGTCTGGAGGCACTGTCCTGCACATCTCTCAACGTGGGCTCCAGAGAAGACTCCTTGCCGCTGTCTTTTGTGACGCTTCAGGAGCAAAGATGTGTATTAAGTTGGTTTTTAGGATGGAACGCTGTCCAGAAACAACGCTTTCTGGAAGATATGATTTCGAAGGCTGTGCCCGGAAAGGTGTCCAGTTTATTAGACCAACTCAACACACTGCAg gtgaaTGATCGCCCACCCAACATTTTTGAATGCCAGATAAGACTGTGGACTCAGTGGTTTGATTCATGGAGCGAAGAGGAGAGAAATGCCTTTTTGAACAACTTGGAGGAGAAGGATCCAGCCTTTATTGCGTACTTCTATAGCCGCGTTGCTGGAACAGCAGGCAGAGATTGA